GAGGAACTCGCCCAACGCTGCAAGGCGTTCCTCGGTGTTGAGGCCAGTGGCATTGCGGCAAAAAAGGCAGCTGAGCGGCTTTCCACGTACTCCTCCGCCGAAGCCCGTCACCTCACCATCCCGAATGAGTGGCCGGAAGGTTCCTTTGATCTGGTGGTGCTCTCCGAGATGGGCTATTACCTGGCGCCGGAAGAGCTGACGAGAGTATTCGGGCACATCGAGTCCTCGATGAAACCCGGCGGAACGCTTCTCCTGTGCCATTGGCGTCATCCAATCTCCGGCTGGCAGCTGGACGCGGAGACCGTTCACTCGATGGCGCGGCAGCAGCTTGCCTGGCCAACGTTGGGGGTCTATCGCGAGAAGGACTTCGTGCTGGAAACCTTGGTTGCACCGGCCCCGGCGGTCAGTGACGGCCCGACGTGAGCGGGGGCACCGAGCAGCAGATCCAACGCATTGCGGTCACCATGCCCGCCCACGACGAGGAGCAGCACATCGGCAGGGCGCTGGCAGCACTGGGTACAGCGTTGGACACCCTGGAACGGGAGCATCCGGGTGTGCCTGCCACTGTCACCGTGGTTCTGGACAGTTGCACTGACGGTTCGGCCGCGATCACCGCCGCCCGTGTCGCCGCCGATCCACGATTTGCTTCCGTCGCCGTGCAACTGCGGAGCGCGGGAGCTTGCCGGGACCAGGGTATTCGGACGGCCCTGCTCTCGCATCCGGCGGAAGCCACAGGGAGCTTGTGGCTCGCCAACACGGACGCCGACTCGGTTGTCCCCCCGAACTGGCTGGTGCGCCAAGTCGGGTTGGCTAACGCTGGAGCGGACGTGGTTCTGGGGTCGGTGGAACCGGATGCCTATGATCTGGACCCGGCCGTGCTCAGCCAGTGGCTGGAACTCCACCCGTTTCGCGAAAACCATCAGCACATCTACGGTGCCAACCTGGGGATCCGGGCCTCGGCGTACCTGGCCGCAGGGGGCTTCCCGCACCTTCGGGCCCACGAGGACAGGCGCCTGGTGGAGCGCACCCGTCACCAAGGTTTCAGGGTGACTGCTACGGATTCCATCAGGGTTCTCACCTCCGGCCGGACCCATGCCCGTGCACCCGAGGGATTCGCAGCGTATCTGCGGACTCTGGGCGCGGAACTTCCAGCCGCGACAGGGAGCTAAGCCCCTACGGCCTTACCCGCCAAGGCCCTTTCGATGGCGGCAATCGCGTCCGTGGTGATCGCTTCCCTCTCGCCGGATCCGTTCACAGT
This Paenarthrobacter sp. GOM3 DNA region includes the following protein-coding sequences:
- a CDS encoding glycosyltransferase encodes the protein MPAHDEEQHIGRALAALGTALDTLEREHPGVPATVTVVLDSCTDGSAAITAARVAADPRFASVAVQLRSAGACRDQGIRTALLSHPAEATGSLWLANTDADSVVPPNWLVRQVGLANAGADVVLGSVEPDAYDLDPAVLSQWLELHPFRENHQHIYGANLGIRASAYLAAGGFPHLRAHEDRRLVERTRHQGFRVTATDSIRVLTSGRTHARAPEGFAAYLRTLGAELPAATGS